TCGTGAGGCTCAGGAAGAGCGCGCCGAGGGTGCCCGCCGTGAACAGCGCCGTGGCGGCGGCGACCGGTCCGAGCCAGCGGTACGGGGTGAGGAGCAGGACCGCGGCGAGGAGACAGCCCAGGACGCCGTTCAGCAGGAACAGCCAGCCGATGGTGGCCAGGTCGCGGTAGCCGTCGGCCCACAGGGAGAGGTGGATGGCGCCCATCGTCGCCGTCAGGCCCGCGGCGACGAGCCGCAGCACGAGCACGGCGATGCGGCGGGTTCGGTCAGTAGCCATTGCCGGGAGTGTTCGGAGTCGACGGGGTGGTCGGGGTGGTGTCCGGCTTGTTGACGGGGGCGCCGGCCACCGTGATCTCGGTCTTCATGCCCAGGTCCTTGTGTCCGTCGACCGGGCAGTAGATCTCGTACGTGCCGTCCTTCAGGGTGACGGTGAGGGTGGTGGACTCTCCCGGGCCGATGGTGCTGGAGCGGTTCTCGCCGCCCGGCCCCTCGACCTCCAGGGCGTGGTCGTGGTGCCCGGTGTTCGTGGCGACGAAGGCGTACGTGCCGGGCGTGAAGGTCTGCTGCGACAGCGTGATCCTGAAGTCGGTCAGGTCCGCCTTCACCTGGGTCGCGCCGGCCGGGGCCGTGCTCTTCTGCGCGGGGGGCGGTGTGGTCGTGCTGCTGGAACCGTCGCCGTTGCCGCCTCCGCAGGCGGCGAGGAGGCCGGCCAGCGCGGCGGCCGACAGGCCGAGCAGCGCGCGGGTACGTGGTGTCGGTTTCGTCATCGTTCCGTCCTCCGCGTCGGCTCTTCGGACCGGTCCCACGGACCGGTCCTCGGGATCGGCCGCCCGGTTCGGTCCTCGTGATCGGCGGCCCCGTTCGGTCCTCGTGATCGGCCGCCCGGTTCGGTCCTCCGGTTCGGTCCTCCCGTTCGGTCCCCAGAGGGGGTACGGCGCTCGGCCGCGCCCGGATTGCGGTCCGGGCGGACAATGAGCTCGGACCATCCCTTCGGGGACTTCGGACGTATCCACGAGTGTGGGACGCATGGGCCTTCCGCTGGAGCGGGTTCCCGACGAGGCACTGCTCTCCGGTCTCGCCACGGGCGATCCGGAGATCGCGGTGGCCTTCGTGCGCCGTTTCCAGCGCTCCGTCTACGGGGTGGCCGTCGCCGTCGTCGGCGATCCGCGGCTCGCGGAGGACGTGGCCCAGCAGACCTTCGAGCGGGCATGGCGGCATGCCCAGGTGTACGACGGCAGGCGGGGATCCGTACGGACCTGGCTGACGGCCATCGCGCACAACCTGGCGATCGACGCGGTACGGGCGCGGCGCGCGACCCCCGTGGCCCCGGAGGACCTGGAGGCGCTGGTGGGGATCGTGTCGGAGACTCCGGAGCGGCGCGCGCTCGCCGACGACGCGGCCGAGCGGGTCCGGCGGGCGGTGGCGGCGCTGCCCCGGGAACAGGCGCGGGCGCTGGTGATGGCCGGGATCTACGGGATGACGGCGCGGGAGGTCGCCGCCTTCGAGGGCGTACCGCTGGGCACGGCGAAGACCAGGATCCGGACGGGGACGATCAAGGTGCGGGCGCTCCTGGAGAGCGAGGAGACGCGGTGAGCGGCATGGACTGCGAGCGGCTGCGCGAGGAGGGTGCCGAGCTGGCGCTGGGGATCCTTCCGGCGCGCGAGCGGGCCGAGGCGGTGGCCCATCTGGACCGCTGCCCGGACTGCCGGGCGTATGTGGAGCGGCTGACGGTGGTCGGGGACGGGCTGCTCGGGTTGCTGCCGGGGGCGGAGCCACCCGTGGGTTTCGAGAGCCGGGTGGTACGGACGATGACTCCCGCCCGTACGCCGGCCCCTGCCCCGGCAGCCGCGGCTCCCCCGCCGGCGGCGCGACGGCGCGTTCGGGGGCGTCGCTTCCGGATGGCGGCGGCGGGCGTGGCCACGGCGCTGGCCTTCGGGTTCGGCGGCTGGGCGGTCGGTACGGCGGTGGAGGGCGCTCCCCAGGTGGTGGCCCCGGCGCCGCGCGTCCTGGAGGCGGCCCTGGTCTCCTCGGACGGGACCGGAGCCGGGGTCGGAGCCGGCAGGGAGGTGGGGCGGATCTACGCGCACCCGGCGGACGCGGCGGGCGGGAACGGCTGGGTGTACATGTCGGTCGACCTCGGTGAGGTACGGGCGGCCGACGGCCCCGTGCGGTGCCTCCTGGTGCGGGCCGACGGCTCCGCCGTACCGCTCGGCTCGTTCCCGCTCAGGGCGGGTTACGGCTACTGGGGCGCCCCGGCTCCCGTGGCTGCCGACACCCTGAGCGGCGCCCGCCTGGTGGCCCCGGACGGTACGGTCCTGGCGACGGCCCATTTCGCCG
This is a stretch of genomic DNA from Streptomyces sp. R44. It encodes these proteins:
- a CDS encoding anti-sigma factor; amino-acid sequence: MDCERLREEGAELALGILPARERAEAVAHLDRCPDCRAYVERLTVVGDGLLGLLPGAEPPVGFESRVVRTMTPARTPAPAPAAAAPPPAARRRVRGRRFRMAAAGVATALAFGFGGWAVGTAVEGAPQVVAPAPRVLEAALVSSDGTGAGVGAGREVGRIYAHPADAAGGNGWVYMSVDLGEVRAADGPVRCLLVRADGSAVPLGSFPLRAGYGYWGAPAPVAADTLSGARLVAPDGTVLATAHFAGAGSGGTGGTGGTGKTGGTSGTGGAVGSGASGASAGPTAAAR
- a CDS encoding sigma-70 family RNA polymerase sigma factor, producing MGLPLERVPDEALLSGLATGDPEIAVAFVRRFQRSVYGVAVAVVGDPRLAEDVAQQTFERAWRHAQVYDGRRGSVRTWLTAIAHNLAIDAVRARRATPVAPEDLEALVGIVSETPERRALADDAAERVRRAVAALPREQARALVMAGIYGMTAREVAAFEGVPLGTAKTRIRTGTIKVRALLESEETR
- a CDS encoding plastocyanin/azurin family copper-binding protein is translated as MTKPTPRTRALLGLSAAALAGLLAACGGGNGDGSSSTTTPPPAQKSTAPAGATQVKADLTDFRITLSQQTFTPGTYAFVATNTGHHDHALEVEGPGGENRSSTIGPGESTTLTVTLKDGTYEIYCPVDGHKDLGMKTEITVAGAPVNKPDTTPTTPSTPNTPGNGY